Proteins from a single region of Erythrobacter sp.:
- a CDS encoding sulfite exporter TauE/SafE family protein: protein MPDFLPLLIEIAPFIAIGMAAQMIDGALGMAFGVITQTLLVSALGVPPATASASVHLVELFTTGASGASHIWHRNVDWGLFKRLVPFGVLGGVTGAYLLSSIDASAARPFVMLYLTGIGFYLLWRGIRLSTPKFEDPRYTRPLAAAGGFLDAAGGGGWGPVVTSNLLVQGGDPRKVIGTVNSAEFLLTLSISIAFIATLGFAAFTLITVGLIIGGVIAAPFGALLASRVQPRVLLLVVAVVLIVTSSYSIYKAWLAV, encoded by the coding sequence ATGCCTGATTTTCTCCCCCTCCTGATCGAAATCGCGCCCTTCATCGCCATCGGCATGGCGGCGCAGATGATCGACGGGGCGCTGGGCATGGCCTTCGGGGTCATCACCCAGACCCTGCTGGTGAGCGCGCTCGGCGTGCCGCCAGCGACCGCCTCGGCGAGCGTGCACCTTGTGGAGCTGTTCACCACCGGTGCCTCGGGCGCGAGCCATATCTGGCACCGCAATGTCGATTGGGGGCTGTTCAAGCGGCTGGTCCCCTTCGGCGTGCTGGGCGGGGTGACGGGCGCTTATCTGCTGTCGAGCATCGATGCTTCGGCGGCGCGGCCTTTCGTGATGCTCTACCTGACGGGTATCGGCTTCTATCTGCTGTGGCGCGGCATCCGGCTGTCGACGCCCAAGTTCGAGGACCCGCGCTACACTCGCCCGCTGGCGGCGGCAGGCGGTTTTCTCGACGCGGCGGGCGGGGGCGGCTGGGGGCCCGTGGTGACATCGAACCTGCTGGTGCAGGGCGGCGATCCGCGCAAGGTTATCGGGACAGTCAATTCGGCCGAGTTCCTGCTGACCCTGTCCATCTCGATCGCCTTCATTGCCACGCTCGGCTTTGCCGCCTTCACGCTGATCACCGTGGGGCTCATCATCGGCGGGGTGATCGCCGCGCCGTTCGGGGCGCTGCTGGCCAGCCGTGTCCAGCCGCGCGTCCTTTTGCTGGTAGTTGCCGTGGTGCTGATCGTCACCAGCAGCTACAGCATCTACAAGGCGTGGCTCGCAGTCTAG
- the chrA gene encoding chromate efflux transporter, with protein MPHPDIVPNIRFTDLLRAFSRIGLLSFGGPAGQIALMHRELVEERAWIGEDDFLHALNFCHLLPGPEAQQLATWIGWRLHGWRGGLAAGLLFVIPGAAIILALSMLYAIAANLGWVAALFLGVKAAVLAIVVQALLRIAGRALDTGVKRALAVAAFIGLFLLDLPFPLIVLGAGAIGMAVAATRPEWLALKQGKGSPDLPARPWRSTISAIILWGAVWAAPMALIALTLGQGHVLWQIGAFFSQLAIVTFGGAYAVLAYMAQEAVQGFGWLRAGEMADGLGLAETTPGPLILVTQFVGYLAAFRAPEPFSPLVAGVLGAAITTWVTFAPCFMWIFAFAPWIDRLGNAVRIKGGLAAVTAAVVGVIGNLTAWFALHVLFATVGETRFGPLRLHVPDWTSFDWRAAALAVLAGIMAFGLNWSVLRILGVCAAGGLALGHLV; from the coding sequence GTGCCCCACCCTGACATCGTCCCGAATATCCGCTTCACCGATCTGCTGCGGGCGTTTTCCCGCATCGGTCTGCTGAGTTTCGGCGGTCCGGCCGGACAGATCGCGCTGATGCACCGCGAGCTGGTTGAGGAGCGCGCCTGGATCGGCGAGGACGATTTTCTCCACGCGCTCAATTTCTGCCACCTTCTGCCCGGCCCGGAAGCCCAGCAACTTGCGACGTGGATCGGCTGGCGGTTGCATGGCTGGCGCGGCGGTCTGGCAGCGGGGCTGCTGTTCGTCATCCCGGGGGCGGCGATCATCCTTGCCCTGTCAATGCTCTATGCCATCGCCGCCAACCTCGGCTGGGTCGCTGCCCTCTTTCTCGGCGTGAAGGCCGCGGTGCTGGCGATTGTCGTGCAGGCATTGTTGCGGATCGCCGGACGCGCACTCGATACAGGCGTAAAGCGCGCGCTGGCGGTGGCGGCTTTCATCGGGCTGTTCCTGCTCGACTTGCCCTTTCCGCTGATTGTGCTGGGGGCAGGGGCGATCGGCATGGCGGTGGCAGCGACGCGGCCCGAATGGCTTGCGCTCAAGCAAGGCAAGGGAAGCCCCGACCTGCCTGCCCGTCCATGGCGCAGCACGATCAGCGCAATCATTCTGTGGGGTGCCGTCTGGGCTGCTCCGATGGCACTGATCGCACTGACGCTGGGGCAAGGCCATGTGCTGTGGCAGATCGGCGCGTTTTTCTCGCAGCTCGCAATCGTCACCTTCGGCGGCGCCTATGCCGTGCTTGCCTACATGGCGCAGGAGGCGGTGCAGGGCTTCGGCTGGTTGCGAGCGGGGGAGATGGCCGACGGGCTGGGGCTCGCCGAGACGACGCCGGGACCGCTGATCCTCGTCACGCAATTCGTCGGCTACCTTGCTGCGTTCCGCGCACCCGAGCCGTTCTCGCCGCTGGTGGCCGGCGTGCTGGGCGCTGCCATCACCACCTGGGTCACCTTCGCACCGTGCTTTATGTGGATCTTCGCATTCGCGCCGTGGATCGATCGGTTGGGCAATGCGGTGCGGATCAAGGGCGGGCTGGCCGCCGTCACGGCAGCAGTGGTTGGCGTCATTGGCAACCTGACCGCATGGTTTGCCCTGCACGTGCTGTTTGCAACGGTGGGCGAGACGCGATTTGGCCCGCTGCGACTACACGTGCCCGATTGGACGAGTTTTGACTGGCGCGCGGCTGCGCTCGCCGTGTTAGCCGGCATCATGGCCTTCGGGCTCAATTGGTCGGTGCTGCGCATACTTGGCGTCTGCGCCGCCGGGGGGCTGGCGTTAGGTCACCTGGTTTAG
- a CDS encoding YezD family protein: MDRNEQQSGAGGILPDALALVSEALGRLRYGAIQLTVHDGKVMQIDVTERKRLTD, from the coding sequence ATGGACCGTAACGAGCAACAATCTGGCGCAGGCGGGATTCTGCCTGACGCTCTGGCGCTGGTCAGCGAGGCGCTTGGCCGCCTGCGCTACGGCGCGATCCAGCTGACCGTGCACGACGGCAAGGTCATGCAGATCGACGTGACCGAAAGGAAGCGGCTGACCGATTGA
- a CDS encoding tyrosine-type recombinase/integrase yields MSTNGPVVTPNPVEILKTTRHYQSNRTSEKVRLDGNIARRKIRGREFFWWDTELPGFGLRVFAGGSRSWFVQFRQRGKQMRITLGRPPEVRAEEARTLARAQLAKVMLDGLPVSQKARRDNPGATLFRDFALRFWADYSRHWKPSTRKGNRARIFKDLTDIFGHLRVDAIRKADVLRWRDSWADRSGAFNRTIPIMSVMMGYAEQLGMRPRGSNPCRGTPRYKRKLVDRFLSAREFNRLAGSLRNFEESNPIAVQAIRLLIYTGARHGEVVGLRWEWVQPPRLMLPDSKTGAKIVYLNRQAQAVLDAMPNKADTGLVFSSLRGDKPIALSPIWHEIRRHAALPDVRLHDLRHSFASIAIADGISLVVIGKLLGHALAETTERYAHLADEAIADAAKRISGSLARHLGLAA; encoded by the coding sequence ATGTCAACGAATGGCCCTGTGGTAACGCCAAATCCGGTCGAAATTCTCAAGACGACTCGGCACTACCAAAGCAATCGAACCAGCGAGAAAGTCAGGCTCGACGGCAACATCGCCCGGCGCAAGATCAGGGGCAGAGAGTTCTTCTGGTGGGACACCGAGCTGCCGGGCTTCGGCCTGAGGGTCTTTGCCGGCGGATCGCGCAGCTGGTTCGTCCAGTTTCGCCAGCGCGGCAAACAGATGCGGATCACGCTCGGCCGCCCGCCGGAGGTTCGCGCGGAGGAGGCGCGCACTCTGGCGCGCGCACAGCTTGCCAAGGTCATGCTCGATGGGCTGCCGGTGTCGCAGAAGGCGAGGCGGGATAATCCAGGTGCGACGCTGTTTCGTGATTTCGCGCTGCGCTTCTGGGCGGACTATTCGCGGCATTGGAAGCCCTCGACCCGCAAGGGCAATCGCGCCCGCATCTTCAAGGACCTGACCGACATCTTCGGCCACCTGCGGGTCGATGCGATCCGCAAGGCCGATGTGCTGCGCTGGCGCGATAGCTGGGCAGATCGCTCGGGCGCGTTCAACCGGACGATCCCGATCATGTCGGTGATGATGGGCTATGCCGAGCAATTGGGCATGCGCCCGCGCGGCTCGAACCCGTGCCGGGGAACGCCGCGGTACAAGCGCAAGCTAGTCGATAGATTTCTGAGCGCCCGCGAGTTCAATCGGCTCGCTGGGAGCTTGCGCAACTTCGAGGAAAGCAACCCGATCGCGGTCCAGGCGATCCGCCTGCTGATCTACACCGGCGCGCGCCACGGCGAAGTGGTTGGGCTTCGCTGGGAATGGGTGCAGCCGCCGCGCCTCATGCTGCCCGACAGCAAGACCGGTGCAAAGATCGTCTATCTCAACCGGCAAGCGCAGGCGGTTCTCGATGCCATGCCGAACAAGGCGGATACCGGATTGGTCTTTTCCTCGCTGCGCGGGGACAAGCCGATCGCGCTAAGCCCGATCTGGCATGAAATCAGACGGCACGCGGCCTTGCCCGATGTCCGGCTTCACGACCTGCGCCACAGCTTCGCATCGATCGCCATTGCCGATGGGATTTCGCTTGTCGTGATCGGCAAGCTCCTCGGCCACGCACTTGCCGAAACCACCGAGCGCTATGCGCACCTCGCGGACGAAGCGATTGCCGACGCCGCCAAACGCATCTCGGGTTCGCTCGCCCGGCACTTGGGGCTCGCGGCATGA
- a CDS encoding TonB-dependent receptor codes for MYSISIRSALLLGAGLTALLSTPAHAQDEIPADPTPTVEEEQDSNDIIVTARRRSESAQDIPLAVSVLGAQQLDETGAFNVNRLQQLAPTLQFYSSNPRNTAVNIRGLGVPFGLTSDGFEQGVGIYVDDVYYSRVASATFDFLDVAQIEVLRGPQGTLYGKNTTAGAINIQTNQPTFDFEGRAEVSVGNYNFQQARLAVSGPLSETVAARVAFSGTSRNGTIRNVTTGENIQSLDNIGLRAQLLWEPTSDLKIKLVGDYNKQDAVCCGSVFVRTGATQRPLNRQFAALAAAQNYAPPSTNPFDRLTDLDSNLNAGNVIAGAALKITWDVGPGTFTSVSAWRYWDWKPENDRDFTGLSIVALSQNPSQQDQFTQEVRYAYTGDTFDFVLGAFAFNQRIDTQGTEQHGINSSRWTIAPNNVLSNDPSVLNGLTARNTQFLKSTSAALFGQLSWKVTDAFTIQPGARLNYDKKSGFYQRRVFTGTGVELTGAETDARSRAQLGVFTPQTSAPADTDWNLTYDLTLSYEVVPDVLAYGTYAKSFKTIGINQNGLPTDANGQPIAAAGTIRPEQVDHFEIGLKSQFWNRKATLNLAAFRTDIRDYQATVNNGQFGVLRGFLANAGKVRSQGIEADFSIRPSQRLNAYANAAYTDAKYVRFVDAPCPPELSGGTTAAPGQTPSAPGTPGGISPPNCDISGQRLPGVSKWAFSFGAEANEPATFLGKPGEVYLGYDGSYRSSFSSNPSPSIYTLVDGYSLSNFRLGFRADDGLNLFAWVRNAFDEDYFEQLFVGPGNTGLIAGLPGDPRTWGATASITF; via the coding sequence ATGTATTCGATTTCCATCCGCAGCGCCCTGCTGCTCGGCGCAGGGCTGACCGCTCTGCTTTCCACCCCCGCCCATGCGCAGGACGAGATACCTGCCGACCCGACCCCCACCGTCGAGGAAGAGCAGGACAGCAATGACATCATCGTCACCGCCCGCCGCCGCTCCGAAAGCGCGCAGGACATTCCTCTAGCGGTGTCGGTGCTGGGGGCTCAGCAGCTGGACGAGACCGGGGCGTTCAACGTGAACCGCCTCCAGCAGCTCGCACCGACCTTGCAGTTCTATTCCTCCAACCCGCGCAACACCGCGGTCAACATCCGCGGCCTTGGCGTGCCCTTCGGGCTCACCAGTGACGGGTTCGAGCAGGGTGTCGGCATCTATGTGGACGATGTCTATTACTCGCGAGTCGCCTCGGCCACGTTCGATTTCCTCGATGTGGCGCAGATCGAAGTGCTGCGCGGGCCGCAGGGGACGCTCTACGGCAAGAATACCACCGCAGGCGCGATCAACATCCAGACCAACCAGCCGACCTTCGACTTCGAGGGCCGCGCCGAGGTGAGTGTCGGCAACTACAACTTCCAGCAGGCGCGGCTTGCCGTCTCCGGGCCGCTGTCGGAGACGGTTGCGGCGCGGGTCGCGTTCTCGGGAACCAGCCGCAACGGCACGATCCGCAATGTCACCACTGGCGAGAACATCCAGAGCCTCGACAATATCGGCCTTCGCGCCCAGCTTTTGTGGGAGCCGACGAGCGATCTCAAGATCAAGCTGGTGGGCGATTACAACAAGCAGGATGCGGTGTGCTGCGGTTCGGTGTTCGTGCGCACCGGCGCGACCCAGCGGCCATTGAACCGCCAGTTTGCCGCGCTGGCCGCAGCGCAGAACTACGCGCCGCCGTCCACCAATCCGTTTGACCGGCTGACCGATCTCGACAGCAATCTCAACGCGGGCAACGTCATCGCCGGCGCGGCGCTGAAGATCACGTGGGACGTGGGACCGGGCACCTTCACCTCGGTCAGCGCCTGGCGATACTGGGACTGGAAGCCGGAAAACGACCGCGACTTTACCGGACTTTCGATCGTCGCCCTGTCGCAGAACCCCTCGCAACAGGATCAGTTCACGCAGGAAGTCCGCTACGCCTATACCGGCGACACGTTCGACTTCGTGCTCGGGGCCTTCGCTTTCAACCAGCGGATTGACACGCAGGGGACCGAACAGCACGGCATCAATTCCAGCCGCTGGACGATTGCCCCCAATAACGTGCTGTCGAACGATCCGAGCGTTCTGAACGGCCTCACCGCGCGCAACACGCAGTTTCTCAAGAGCACCAGCGCGGCGTTGTTCGGGCAGCTGAGCTGGAAGGTGACCGATGCCTTCACCATCCAGCCGGGCGCGCGTCTGAACTATGACAAGAAGTCGGGCTTCTACCAGCGCCGGGTGTTCACCGGCACCGGCGTGGAGCTGACCGGCGCGGAAACCGATGCACGTTCCCGTGCACAGCTGGGGGTGTTCACGCCCCAGACCAGCGCGCCTGCGGATACCGACTGGAACCTCACCTACGATCTGACGCTCAGCTATGAAGTCGTCCCCGATGTGCTGGCCTATGGCACCTATGCCAAGAGCTTCAAGACCATCGGGATCAACCAGAACGGGTTGCCGACCGACGCCAATGGCCAGCCGATCGCAGCAGCAGGCACGATCCGGCCTGAACAGGTCGATCACTTCGAGATCGGCCTCAAGAGCCAATTCTGGAACCGCAAGGCGACGCTCAATCTCGCCGCCTTCCGCACCGACATCCGCGATTATCAGGCAACCGTGAACAACGGCCAGTTCGGCGTGCTGCGCGGGTTTCTTGCCAATGCGGGCAAGGTGCGATCACAGGGGATCGAAGCCGATTTCAGCATCCGCCCGAGCCAGCGCCTCAATGCCTATGCGAACGCGGCCTATACCGACGCCAAGTATGTGCGCTTTGTCGATGCGCCCTGCCCGCCCGAATTGTCGGGCGGCACAACCGCCGCGCCGGGGCAAACGCCGTCCGCTCCCGGCACACCCGGCGGCATCAGTCCGCCCAATTGCGACATTTCCGGCCAGCGCCTGCCGGGCGTGTCGAAATGGGCTTTCTCTTTCGGGGCGGAGGCAAATGAGCCCGCTACCTTCCTCGGCAAGCCGGGCGAGGTCTATCTCGGCTATGACGGATCTTACCGCTCGAGCTTCTCTTCCAACCCCTCGCCTTCGATCTACACCTTGGTCGATGGCTACAGTCTGTCCAATTTCCGCCTCGGTTTCCGTGCAGATGACGGACTGAATCTGTTTGCCTGGGTGAGGAACGCGTTTGACGAGGATTATTTCGAACAGCTCTTCGTCGGTCCGGGCAACACCGGGCTGATCGCTGGGCTTCCCGGAGATCCACGCACCTGGGGCGCGACAGCCTCGATCACCTTCTAG
- a CDS encoding CHAT domain-containing tetratricopeptide repeat protein, which produces MICLTVWLTAPVAIFAQPQSASDSIAPDLRQPTEKEARQLDTGWQTIGFHEASAFPANTISAIDKIKPLVDETYGPDHPLALRLDTLRAGSLSRIGKHQEAEAALATNVAALERRLGPDKSWTYLARQDRARNLVQLGRLAEAVALFEENAQVIARQPGLDPLAKARLGLDIAYARRMQGRFAEAEGLARLACDAERAAPAPEPVSVAVACASLARSLTGLGRIDEATTLVRSLLEGYEKKDVGRARLLFALAEADGEAGRMFETQQHYTEAAKLLLDIEGYDAPNTLQATARARLALVEALGRSPMVATSIVSDGLPIAFDLGQCDGAPDSLSGAELRLSRAATDFRGEDQRACLEKIRDFLAGGHGPDAPATLEVRERLVEVIDRMGDAEPALEEARGLVAAREKVNGLAHPATARAMLLYAQTLSAMGRSQEAEALARRAAAVLPAQAHSFNARRLDTLGQHQQAAAQWQMAAAAFEKGPKQSLRLAIDILAGQVFNAHYQGRCNDTKRAEVEELVAAETYALVGDFRRPSDEAHAILLACEGKWKEAAAIYQQLSFESVSDGIAFHDSNLARLEARLALALLKNPDYYDAAFFAARNAAFYARERRYTPARDSSGKPLGFRTASAGTGADPLAVAFSTLITLNWAYEGKQVRLGSSTITSQGMDEAFRAAQDFAQSRAAASLLEAAARAAVSDPELGALIDRQAALAAKIYASDQAALANRAGAVAGDASLEGDRRALAELTEELRQRYPAYANTSRPFGLSIAQTRSRLRAGEAVLMIQPIGDAVYSFAISADSQAWHKADISRAEMDRLVASVRCRIDPGSCTLNLPGEYLFEGKAAAALYQQLVAPVVSGLGDAGTLYPVTGGSLGSIPLGILVVGEPPRQSFDEQAELAALAGTQWLSDRYALATLPSVSSLRAYAAAEGGEAGAPGFVGIGDPVLGPAQEISRGSSSATTANVRGSDDLAEPAALMKLSSLPGTRRELLAIARTLGSPEDSLLLAEAATEGRVKSPALLANAGIIVFATHAMLPGQIEGNAEPGLVMTPPYEASIGDDGYLTASEAAALKLNADWVVLSACNTAGPADGGSNESLSGLARAFFFAGARSLLVSHWPVLDTVGAAITSETFRIKAAHPDLSRAEALQLALRGIRSGTSVLGDAIPGWEPSWADPWAWAPFSLIESGS; this is translated from the coding sequence ATGATCTGTTTGACAGTCTGGTTAACAGCGCCCGTTGCAATTTTTGCTCAGCCGCAATCAGCCTCGGACTCTATTGCGCCCGATCTGCGTCAGCCCACCGAGAAGGAAGCACGGCAGCTCGATACTGGTTGGCAGACGATCGGATTCCACGAAGCATCGGCCTTTCCGGCCAACACGATCTCGGCAATCGACAAGATCAAGCCGCTGGTCGACGAGACCTACGGGCCGGACCATCCGCTCGCGCTGCGGCTCGACACGCTGCGGGCGGGCAGCCTGTCGCGGATCGGCAAGCATCAGGAGGCAGAGGCGGCGCTGGCGACGAATGTTGCGGCGCTTGAACGGCGCCTCGGCCCGGACAAAAGCTGGACCTATCTCGCGCGGCAGGATCGCGCCCGCAATCTCGTCCAGCTGGGCCGGCTGGCAGAAGCAGTCGCCCTGTTCGAGGAAAATGCGCAGGTCATCGCCCGGCAGCCGGGGCTCGATCCGCTGGCAAAGGCGCGACTAGGGCTCGATATCGCCTATGCGCGGCGAATGCAGGGCCGCTTTGCCGAAGCCGAAGGGCTGGCGCGGCTGGCCTGCGATGCCGAACGCGCAGCCCCCGCGCCGGAGCCGGTCTCGGTTGCCGTGGCCTGCGCGTCGCTCGCGCGGTCGCTCACCGGGCTCGGCCGGATCGACGAGGCGACCACGCTGGTCCGGTCGCTGCTGGAAGGGTATGAAAAAAAGGATGTCGGCCGGGCGCGCCTGCTTTTTGCCCTCGCCGAGGCGGACGGGGAAGCCGGCCGCATGTTCGAAACCCAGCAGCATTACACCGAGGCCGCCAAACTGCTGCTCGATATCGAGGGCTATGACGCGCCGAACACGCTGCAGGCCACCGCACGGGCGCGGCTGGCTCTGGTCGAGGCACTGGGCCGCTCGCCGATGGTCGCCACCAGCATCGTGTCCGACGGTCTGCCGATCGCTTTCGACCTCGGGCAATGCGACGGCGCACCGGACAGCCTGTCCGGGGCTGAATTGCGGCTGTCCAGAGCCGCCACGGATTTTCGCGGAGAGGACCAGAGGGCCTGCCTCGAAAAGATCCGCGATTTTCTCGCCGGCGGCCATGGTCCGGACGCCCCGGCGACGCTGGAAGTGCGGGAGCGACTGGTCGAGGTGATTGACCGGATGGGCGATGCAGAGCCTGCGCTGGAAGAAGCGCGCGGGTTGGTGGCCGCCCGCGAGAAGGTCAATGGCCTCGCCCACCCCGCCACTGCGCGGGCGATGCTACTTTATGCACAGACGCTCTCCGCCATGGGACGTAGCCAGGAGGCCGAGGCGCTCGCCAGACGCGCCGCCGCCGTGCTGCCCGCGCAGGCCCACAGCTTCAACGCCCGCCGGCTGGATACGCTGGGCCAACACCAGCAGGCAGCCGCCCAGTGGCAAATGGCCGCCGCCGCGTTCGAGAAGGGGCCAAAGCAGTCGCTGCGGCTCGCCATCGATATCCTCGCCGGACAGGTATTCAACGCGCATTATCAGGGGCGCTGCAACGACACCAAGCGCGCGGAGGTCGAGGAGCTCGTCGCAGCGGAGACCTATGCGCTGGTGGGCGATTTCAGGCGACCTTCGGATGAAGCCCATGCGATCCTGCTGGCCTGCGAGGGCAAGTGGAAGGAAGCAGCGGCGATCTACCAGCAATTGAGCTTCGAAAGCGTGAGCGACGGAATCGCGTTCCACGATTCCAATCTCGCCCGGCTGGAAGCGCGCCTTGCGCTCGCCTTGCTGAAGAACCCCGACTATTATGATGCTGCCTTTTTCGCGGCGCGGAATGCCGCCTTCTATGCGCGCGAGCGGCGCTATACGCCGGCCCGTGATTCATCCGGCAAGCCCCTCGGTTTCCGCACGGCTTCGGCAGGCACGGGCGCCGATCCGCTGGCGGTGGCGTTCTCGACGCTGATCACGCTCAACTGGGCCTATGAAGGCAAGCAGGTGCGGCTCGGGTCGAGCACCATCACCTCGCAGGGGATGGACGAGGCGTTTCGTGCAGCCCAGGATTTCGCACAGAGCAGGGCGGCGGCATCGCTGCTGGAAGCGGCGGCGAGGGCGGCGGTCAGTGATCCCGAACTCGGTGCGCTGATCGACCGGCAGGCAGCGCTGGCGGCGAAGATCTATGCTTCCGATCAGGCCGCGTTGGCAAACAGAGCCGGCGCTGTAGCCGGCGATGCGTCGCTCGAAGGCGATCGCCGGGCGCTGGCGGAGCTGACCGAGGAACTCAGGCAGCGCTATCCCGCCTATGCCAACACCTCGCGCCCCTTCGGCCTGTCGATCGCGCAAACCCGGTCAAGGTTACGCGCGGGCGAGGCCGTGCTGATGATCCAGCCGATCGGCGATGCGGTCTACAGCTTCGCCATTTCGGCCGACAGTCAGGCCTGGCACAAGGCTGACATCAGCAGGGCTGAGATGGACCGGCTGGTCGCATCGGTGCGCTGCCGGATCGATCCGGGTAGTTGCACGCTGAACCTGCCGGGCGAATATCTGTTCGAGGGCAAGGCGGCGGCGGCACTCTACCAGCAGCTCGTCGCGCCGGTTGTGTCGGGCCTCGGCGATGCCGGGACGCTCTACCCGGTGACCGGGGGGAGCCTAGGGAGCATTCCGCTGGGCATTCTGGTGGTGGGCGAGCCGCCGCGGCAAAGCTTCGACGAGCAGGCAGAACTCGCCGCGCTGGCGGGCACCCAGTGGCTGAGCGACCGCTATGCGCTGGCGACCTTGCCGTCGGTATCCAGCCTGCGCGCCTATGCCGCGGCCGAGGGCGGCGAGGCGGGCGCGCCGGGGTTCGTCGGGATTGGCGATCCCGTCCTCGGCCCGGCGCAGGAGATTTCGCGGGGCAGTTCGAGCGCCACCACCGCCAATGTCCGCGGCAGCGATGACCTCGCCGAGCCCGCCGCGCTAATGAAATTGAGCTCGCTGCCCGGTACAAGGCGCGAATTGCTCGCCATCGCGCGCACGCTCGGCAGTCCGGAAGACAGCCTGCTGCTTGCCGAGGCCGCGACCGAGGGCCGGGTGAAGTCCCCCGCGCTGCTCGCCAATGCCGGCATCATCGTCTTCGCTACCCATGCGATGCTGCCCGGGCAGATCGAGGGGAACGCCGAGCCCGGCCTTGTCATGACCCCGCCCTACGAAGCCAGCATTGGCGATGACGGCTACCTGACCGCGAGCGAGGCGGCCGCGCTTAAGCTCAACGCCGACTGGGTCGTGCTCTCGGCCTGCAACACCGCCGGCCCGGCCGATGGCGGTAGCAACGAAAGCCTCTCCGGTCTGGCGCGGGCGTTCTTTTTCGCCGGCGCCCGTTCGCTGCTGGTGAGCCACTGGCCGGTGCTCGACACGGTTGGCGCCGCGATCACCAGCGAGACCTTCCGCATAAAGGCGGCCCATCCCGACCTGTCCCGCGCCGAGGCGCTGCAGCTGGCGCTGCGTGGCATCCGAAGTGGAACCTCAGTGCTGGGCGATGCCATCCCCGGATGGGAGCCGAGTTGGGCCGACCCCTGGGCCTGGGCACCCTTCAGCTTGATCGAAAGCGGAAGCTGA
- a CDS encoding lipid II flippase Amj family protein, producing MDTELLLICALTVVINLIGALAYAARIAGVRTGRIALSFALFNILLLVSRTSNGFLGPFLAKRIETALASGGAEALLWDLRLVLFSAAAAVALGIVLVPTGQRLFAAAITFFQARRSTTRLILASMTPAGLATLRDSIAIPSGETLRSLSKPRGVSWTVLAANAAAQGLLAVGVLASLYAGFLVPEFRVTASQMTAIVNGFATILLFALIDPQISALTDDVVDGSVSEATFRRAMIWVSLSRLVGTLMAQALLVPAAVVIAWTAGWL from the coding sequence GTGGATACCGAACTACTATTGATCTGCGCGCTGACCGTGGTGATCAACCTGATCGGCGCGCTCGCCTATGCGGCACGGATTGCCGGGGTGCGCACCGGGCGGATCGCGCTTAGCTTTGCGCTGTTCAACATCCTGCTGTTGGTCTCGCGCACCTCGAACGGGTTCCTCGGGCCTTTCCTAGCCAAGCGGATCGAGACCGCGCTGGCGAGCGGCGGGGCCGAGGCGCTGCTGTGGGATCTCAGGCTGGTGCTGTTCTCGGCCGCGGCGGCGGTCGCGCTCGGTATCGTGCTGGTGCCGACCGGCCAGCGGCTGTTTGCTGCCGCGATCACCTTCTTTCAGGCGCGGCGCTCGACCACCCGGCTGATCCTTGCCAGCATGACCCCGGCGGGCCTTGCTACGCTGCGCGATTCCATCGCCATTCCCTCGGGCGAGACGTTGCGGTCGCTGTCCAAGCCGCGCGGGGTGAGCTGGACTGTGCTCGCCGCCAACGCTGCGGCGCAGGGGCTACTGGCGGTGGGGGTGCTGGCCTCGCTCTATGCGGGCTTTCTCGTCCCTGAATTTCGCGTCACCGCCTCGCAGATGACCGCGATCGTCAACGGCTTTGCCACGATATTGCTGTTCGCGCTGATCGACCCGCAGATCTCGGCGCTGACCGACGACGTGGTCGATGGCAGCGTGAGCGAAGCGACCTTCCGGCGGGCGATGATCTGGGTGTCATTGAGCCGCCTTGTCGGCACGCTGATGGCGCAGGCGTTGCTGGTGCCTGCTGCCGTGGTCATCGCGTGGACGGCCGGGTGGCTCTAA
- a CDS encoding Rrf2 family transcriptional regulator, whose amino-acid sequence MLSQKTRYAIRAMQHLADHYGEGPVQLAAIAEAQNIPAKFLTVILSELTRAGLVESQRGRDGGYWLAIPPIDITYGDLIRHMRGSLALVPCASRYAHETCKNCLDEGECRTRALLLDVRDRTAQILDGIRLSDPIAPVPAFTAEDF is encoded by the coding sequence ATGCTGTCCCAGAAGACCCGCTACGCGATCAGAGCGATGCAGCACCTCGCCGATCATTATGGCGAAGGTCCGGTGCAGCTGGCGGCGATTGCCGAGGCGCAGAACATCCCGGCCAAGTTCCTGACCGTCATCCTGTCCGAGCTTACCCGCGCAGGGCTTGTCGAATCCCAGCGCGGGCGTGACGGGGGTTACTGGCTTGCGATCCCGCCGATCGACATCACCTATGGCGATCTCATCCGCCACATGCGCGGTTCCCTGGCGCTGGTGCCGTGCGCCAGCCGCTATGCACACGAGACGTGCAAGAACTGCCTCGATGAAGGCGAGTGCAGGACGCGCGCGCTGTTGCTCGACGTGCGCGACCGGACGGCGCAGATCCTCGATGGCATCCGACTGTCCGATCCGATCGCTCCGGTGCCGGCGTTTACCGCCGAGGACTTCTGA